The following coding sequences are from one Paenibacillus tundrae window:
- a CDS encoding cation:proton antiporter: MDMLIFEVGIAVALITLTGLISARLRFSVIPFYILVGMAVGPHAPQFGIVDLRFIESSSFIEFMGRLGILFLLFYLGLEFSVSRLLKSGKAILTGGIFYVGLNFVSGLLLGWLMSLPLQETMVVCGIMTSSSTAIVAKVLVDLKRTANPETEIIMGMIMFDDLFIAIHISILTGLVLSGATSFLSVLLVSLSALLFIVLFLIIGRKSIKAIDKALHIKSSELFLLTIMTLLFLVAGFSETLHVAEAIGALMIGLVLGESRHVSRIEQQIMPFKDFFGALFFFSFGLTIEPSSLGGAVGMTLIAVVLTILSNYGAGMIAGKMAGMSTKASLNVGFTLVSRGEFSIIMANIGKAGGLMASIQSFAVLYVLILAVLGPILTKESPRLYARYERFRNRAKQKEIG, from the coding sequence ATGGATATGCTCATATTTGAGGTGGGAATTGCCGTTGCGCTAATTACACTTACGGGATTAATATCTGCACGACTACGATTTTCAGTTATTCCATTTTACATCCTGGTCGGTATGGCTGTTGGACCGCATGCACCGCAGTTTGGCATTGTGGATTTACGATTTATCGAGAGCTCGTCTTTTATTGAGTTTATGGGCAGGCTGGGTATTTTATTTTTATTGTTTTATCTGGGACTGGAGTTCTCGGTCTCCCGATTGTTGAAATCTGGTAAAGCCATTCTTACGGGTGGTATATTCTATGTAGGTCTTAATTTTGTCTCAGGTTTGCTGTTAGGCTGGTTAATGAGCCTGCCCCTTCAGGAAACGATGGTTGTGTGCGGCATCATGACCAGTTCATCTACAGCGATCGTAGCCAAAGTGCTTGTGGATTTGAAGCGGACGGCGAACCCTGAAACGGAAATTATTATGGGCATGATCATGTTTGATGATCTATTCATCGCAATCCATATCTCGATTCTGACTGGACTTGTACTGAGCGGGGCGACCTCGTTCCTGAGTGTGCTGTTAGTATCGCTCTCTGCTCTGCTTTTTATCGTCTTGTTCCTGATTATTGGCAGGAAGAGTATCAAAGCTATTGATAAAGCACTCCATATCAAGTCATCGGAATTATTTCTGCTTACTATCATGACGCTCTTGTTCCTCGTGGCTGGATTCTCGGAAACGCTACATGTTGCTGAGGCCATCGGTGCGTTAATGATTGGACTTGTGCTTGGCGAATCCAGACATGTCAGCCGAATTGAACAGCAAATTATGCCGTTCAAGGACTTCTTTGGTGCGCTGTTTTTCTTCAGCTTTGGCCTGACGATTGAGCCATCTTCCCTCGGTGGAGCTGTCGGGATGACACTGATTGCCGTCGTTCTGACCATTCTTAGCAATTACGGTGCAGGCATGATTGCTGGTAAAATGGCTGGTATGTCGACCAAGGCTTCGTTGAATGTAGGCTTTACACTGGTATCTCGGGGAGAGTTCTCCATCATTATGGCGAATATCGGTAAGGCAGGAGGTCTGATGGCTTCCATTCAGTCTTTTGCCGTGTTATATGTGCTGATTCTGGCGGTACTTGGACCTATTCTGACCAAAGAATCTCCTCGCCTGTATGCGAGGTATGAACGGTTCCGGAATCGGGCGAAACAAAAGGAAATCGGATAA
- a CDS encoding cation:proton antiporter regulatory subunit has product MHFKETDLPGIGRKYWLHTRSGEHLVIVIHNDERRDLFHMESGEVPDEPGDMRSLVTLDDDEARAVAAIVGGMTYKPQFQEQREVMLDGLLIEWLRIEPHAASVGQTIGDLNIRQATGAVILAVVEKDRAKQLNPGPEYTFTAGATLVVAGEREQLRELKRLLVDGRL; this is encoded by the coding sequence ATGCACTTTAAAGAGACGGATCTGCCGGGCATTGGCCGAAAGTATTGGCTGCATACACGTAGCGGTGAGCATCTGGTGATTGTCATTCATAATGACGAGCGACGAGATCTTTTTCATATGGAGTCTGGGGAAGTACCGGATGAACCTGGAGATATGAGGTCTTTGGTGACGCTGGATGACGATGAAGCAAGAGCAGTCGCCGCTATTGTAGGTGGGATGACGTATAAACCGCAATTCCAGGAGCAACGCGAGGTTATGCTAGATGGGTTGCTGATTGAATGGTTGCGGATTGAGCCACACGCAGCAAGTGTTGGGCAAACCATTGGGGATCTGAACATTCGCCAAGCTACAGGTGCAGTCATTCTGGCTGTGGTGGAGAAGGATAGGGCGAAGCAGCTTAATCCAGGGCCTGAGTATACGTTTACCGCAGGTGCGACCCTTGTTGTTGCCGGAGAACGTGAGCAGCTTAGAGAGCTCAAACGTTTGCTTGTTGATGGAAGGCTATAG
- a CDS encoding NADP-dependent oxidoreductase — MKAIVIEAFGGPEQMKEKEVNKPACGVNQVLIRTQATSVNPVDFKIRQGHLKEAADQLPMILGGDVAGTVVEAGSNVTRFREGDRVFARPRQFGTYAEYVAVDADIVARIPEQLSFEEAAAIPLAAMTAWQALVDHGRLGKGQKVLIHAGAGGVGTYAIQIAKSLGAEVASTASAANEELLRSLGVDHFINYKEVDFSQILSDYDVVLDTMGGDIQRNSFKVLKSGGRLVSLVEQPDEKLAKETGVTGNVFMMEPKGDQLEQLAELAAEGKLKSIIDETYPLTEQGLRDAHEKSESHHTRGKLVITVN, encoded by the coding sequence ATGAAGGCTATAGTGATTGAAGCATTTGGCGGACCTGAGCAAATGAAGGAAAAGGAAGTCAATAAACCGGCATGCGGAGTGAATCAAGTTTTGATCCGTACACAGGCGACATCTGTTAATCCAGTTGATTTCAAAATAAGACAAGGTCACTTGAAAGAAGCGGCAGATCAGCTACCGATGATTCTGGGTGGTGACGTCGCAGGTACTGTGGTTGAAGCGGGCTCAAACGTTACTCGTTTCAGAGAAGGAGATCGTGTATTTGCACGTCCACGTCAATTCGGAACCTATGCGGAATATGTTGCTGTAGATGCGGATATTGTTGCTCGTATACCGGAGCAGTTGAGCTTTGAGGAAGCAGCTGCGATTCCGCTCGCCGCGATGACAGCTTGGCAGGCACTGGTGGATCATGGCCGTTTGGGCAAAGGACAGAAGGTGCTCATTCATGCCGGTGCGGGTGGAGTAGGCACATACGCCATTCAAATCGCCAAATCGTTGGGCGCTGAAGTTGCTTCTACAGCAAGTGCAGCAAACGAAGAATTACTTCGCTCGTTAGGTGTGGATCATTTCATTAACTACAAGGAAGTGGATTTCTCGCAGATTCTCTCAGACTACGATGTTGTATTGGATACGATGGGCGGGGACATACAGCGGAACAGCTTCAAGGTGTTGAAGTCTGGCGGACGTTTGGTATCACTTGTGGAGCAGCCAGATGAGAAGCTGGCGAAGGAAACCGGCGTAACAGGTAACGTGTTCATGATGGAACCCAAGGGAGATCAACTTGAACAGTTGGCCGAGCTTGCGGCTGAAGGCAAATTGAAGTCGATCATTGATGAAACGTATCCGCTAACTGAACAGGGATTGCGTGATGCTCACGAAAAAAGTGAGTCACATCATACGCGGGGTAAGCTGGTTATTACCGTGAATTAG
- the gdhA gene encoding NADP-specific glutamate dehydrogenase, which translates to MSTLTKESTQSIASQYVHSVYESVVARNPQENEFHQAVKEILDSLIPVIEAHPKYMENGLLEQLVEPERVITFRVPWVDDQGKVQVNRGFRVQFNSAIGPYKGGIRFHPSVYSGIVKFLGFEQIFKNALTGLPIGGGKGGSDFDPKGKSDQEVMRFTQSFMTELYKYIGADTDVPAGDIGVGAREIGYMFGQYKRISGGHQAGVLTGKGLLYGGSLARTEATGFGCVYFVNEMLQAKGLSFQDSTVVVSGSGNVSIYAIQKAQELGAKVVACSDSGGYIHDPEGINLQTVKRLKEENRLRISEYVKEHPHAVYTSGCEGIWSIPCDIALPCATQNEIDEHAAATLIEGGVKAIGEGANMPSTLAAIDLFLEKGVLFGPAKAANAGGVAVSALEMSQNSMRLSWTFEEVDAKLQQIMKNIYTSCVEAAEEYGCSGNLVAGANIAGFRKVADAMLAQGIV; encoded by the coding sequence GTGTCCACACTAACTAAAGAATCTACTCAGTCTATCGCTTCACAATATGTTCATTCCGTCTATGAATCCGTAGTCGCTAGAAACCCGCAGGAGAACGAATTCCACCAAGCGGTAAAAGAGATTCTGGACTCACTCATTCCTGTCATCGAGGCTCATCCTAAATATATGGAGAACGGTCTGCTGGAACAATTGGTTGAACCTGAACGTGTAATTACCTTCCGTGTACCTTGGGTGGATGATCAAGGCAAAGTTCAAGTTAACCGCGGATTCCGCGTACAGTTCAACAGTGCCATCGGCCCTTACAAAGGTGGAATTCGCTTCCATCCATCCGTGTACTCGGGCATTGTTAAATTCCTTGGTTTTGAGCAAATTTTCAAAAACGCTTTAACAGGTCTTCCGATTGGAGGAGGTAAAGGCGGCTCGGACTTCGATCCAAAAGGTAAATCAGATCAGGAAGTGATGCGGTTCACGCAAAGCTTCATGACAGAGCTCTATAAATATATTGGTGCAGACACGGACGTTCCTGCAGGCGACATCGGTGTAGGTGCCCGTGAGATCGGTTATATGTTCGGACAGTACAAACGCATTAGCGGAGGTCACCAAGCAGGTGTCCTGACAGGTAAAGGTCTGCTCTACGGCGGTAGCCTTGCTCGTACAGAAGCGACTGGCTTCGGTTGTGTGTACTTCGTGAACGAGATGCTTCAAGCCAAAGGATTAAGCTTCCAGGACAGCACGGTTGTCGTTTCCGGCTCAGGCAACGTATCCATCTACGCGATCCAGAAAGCTCAGGAGCTCGGTGCCAAAGTTGTCGCGTGTAGCGACTCTGGCGGATACATTCATGATCCAGAAGGAATTAACCTGCAAACCGTGAAACGCCTGAAAGAAGAGAATCGTCTCCGGATTAGTGAATATGTGAAGGAACATCCTCATGCGGTTTACACCAGTGGTTGTGAAGGAATCTGGTCTATTCCTTGTGATATTGCCTTGCCTTGTGCTACTCAGAACGAGATTGATGAACATGCGGCAGCTACGCTTATCGAAGGTGGAGTAAAAGCGATTGGCGAAGGAGCCAACATGCCTTCAACGCTGGCAGCTATTGACCTCTTCCTCGAAAAAGGCGTCCTGTTTGGACCAGCAAAAGCAGCTAACGCTGGCGGCGTGGCTGTGTCTGCACTTGAAATGTCACAGAACAGCATGCGGTTGTCCTGGACATTTGAAGAAGTAGACGCGAAGTTGCAGCAAATCATGAAAAACATCTACACAAGCTGCGTAGAGGCTGCAGAAGAATACGGCTGCTCAGGCAACCTCGTTGCAGGGGCAAACATTGCCGGCTTCCGTAAAGTGGCTGATGCGATGCTGGCTCAAGGTATTGTATAA
- a CDS encoding GreA/GreB family elongation factor: MNHRSHCHNCREMLVSQLITLGEEKKTFLNAYFDVREPEWFQMERMLTTYTEHVEQLLLGSDELLNSTVLIGSRITFEYVDFHTSDSFWIVMPDEADADESRISFLSPVGRQLLLARQGETRSVNIPAGSMRVRITDIQLQHEPVTGKVEGGADYAL, encoded by the coding sequence ATGAACCATAGATCCCATTGCCATAATTGCAGAGAGATGCTGGTGAGCCAGCTCATTACTTTGGGTGAAGAGAAAAAAACATTTCTCAACGCCTATTTTGACGTGCGTGAACCTGAATGGTTTCAGATGGAACGGATGCTTACTACGTACACAGAACATGTAGAGCAGCTGTTGCTGGGATCAGATGAACTGTTGAATTCCACTGTGCTAATTGGGAGCCGTATCACCTTCGAATATGTGGACTTCCATACATCGGATTCGTTCTGGATCGTAATGCCGGACGAGGCAGATGCAGATGAGAGTCGCATCTCGTTCCTTTCCCCGGTTGGAAGACAATTGTTGCTTGCTCGCCAAGGGGAAACCCGGAGTGTGAATATCCCTGCAGGTTCTATGCGGGTGCGTATTACAGATATTCAATTGCAGCACGAGCCGGTCACTGGGAAGGTTGAAGGGGGTGCAGATTATGCACTTTAA